The following coding sequences lie in one Cloeon dipterum chromosome 1, ieCloDipt1.1, whole genome shotgun sequence genomic window:
- the LOC135934268 gene encoding uncharacterized protein LOC135934268, whose translation MSDAEESIIERYERAKRNLDLVSGVCFLICLIVCPTLYFIFGGFVFILFLPVFLLLIIEILATLALMVMKSRALKRLANVRSMEESRTQSEYPAETNEPKKMPKRISGIVTIPQHEHALQLAQIHYAYPPPRYEQLQRPPPYQMVILSAPVSSVQPQETSNLRF comes from the exons ATGTCAGACGCAGAAGAGA GCATCATCGAGCGATATGAGCGTGCCAAAAGAAATTTGGACCTGGTCTCGGGCGTGTGTTTCCTCATTTGCCTGATCGTGTGCCCCACTCTTTACTTCATTTTCGGAGGCTTTGTTTTCATTCTATTCCTGCCTGTGTTTCTGCTCTTGATTATCGAGATTTTGGCAACATTGGCATTGATG gtgaTGAAAAGCCGCGCGCTGAAAAGATTGGCGAACGTACGCTCTATGGAAGAATCCAGAACTCAGTCAGAATATCCTGCAGAAACCAATGAACCGAAAAAGATGCCTAAGAGAATTTCTGGCATCGTTACAATTCCACAGCACGAGCACGCACTTCAACTCGCACAAATCCACTATGCCTACCCG cctcCAAGGTACGAACAGTTGCAAAGGCCCCCTCCGTATCAAATGGTCATATTGAGTGCACCTGTGTCAAGTGTTCAACCCCAAGAGACCAGCAATTTGCGCTTCTAA
- the LOC135934266 gene encoding uncharacterized protein LOC135934266 yields the protein MSDEGQILMQYLKVRRILNLISGGFFMIYIIVFPALYFSLPSEDDYSYILYAPLIVCLLVQIICGAMILHYRRKALNEIAACANNYTQVVAHAHPGTAIPYQHPAGQHQQNVFYLPPDAVQQLINSNRNVASFPSQHDVNPPPYSLVVSNGDNQSTSPSPAGWVVQPPPSATSGSNSSIPHATSSHHSRNDSM from the exons ATGTCGGACGAGGGACAAA TTTTGATGCAATACTTGAAAGTACGACGGATACTTAACTTGATTTCGGGCGGTTTCTTCATGATTTACATTATTGTTTTCCCTGCTCTCTACTTCAGCCTGCCATCCGAAGATGACTATTCCTACATTTTATACGCTCCATTGATAGTGTGCCTCCTCGTACAGATAATCTGTGGTGCAATGATATTG CATTACCGGCGAAAAGCTCTGAACGAAATCGCAGCTTGTGCAAATAACTACACACAAGTCGTCGCCCACGCACACCCCGGCACAGCCATCCCTTATCAGCACCCTGCAGGACAGCACCAGCAGAACGTATTCTATCTGCCCCCAGATGCAGTCCAACAGCTCATCAACAGCAACCGAAATGTCGCTTCG TTCCCAAGCCAGCATGACGTGAACCCTCCACCTTATTCGCTAGTTGTGTCCAATGGTGATAATCAGTCAACCTCTCCTTCCCCTGCTGGATGGGTAGTCCAACCGCCCCCTTCTGCCACATCAGGATCAAACAGTTCGATACCTCATGCAACATCTTCGCACCATTCAAGGAATGATTCGATGTAA
- the LOC135945873 gene encoding uncharacterized protein LOC135945873 has product MPSDRIAEDYNKARAKILKRYRVTFRLIVLFAILFGVGVIVVAITIFAGASVENGSNNNREIIVTVVLVACFLTLVSVVLSCLHSARKSALAKLDEHTTPTRRQQAPSRPRVRCVKSNNVASIDTPPPYDSLFDVRGMSRNSTFNSPTAIETFTVSVSDINCSSNSTTDGDSGGCTSSSAND; this is encoded by the exons ATGCCTTCTGACAGGATTGCTGAGGATTACAACAAAGCCAGAG CGAAGATCTTGAAGCGGTACAGAGTGACATTTCGATTGATTGTCCTGTTCGCCATTCTGTTCGGCGTCGGGGTGATTGTGGTTGCTATTACGATCTTCGCCGGAGCAAGCGTGGAAAATGGATCCAATAACAATCGCGAGATCATAGTCACCGTCGTGCTGGTCGCCTGCTTTTTGACTCTAGTCTCAGTTGTCCTCTCGTGCCTGCACTCGGCCAGGAAAAGTGCGCTCGCGAAGCTGGACGAACACACCACCCCTACCAGAAGACAGCag gCTCCAAGCAGACCGAGGGTGAGATGCGTGAAATCAAACAACGTAGCTTCAATTGACACCCCGCCACCGTACGACTCGCTTTTTGATGTTAGAGGAATGTCCAGAAACTCCACTTTCAACAGCCCGACAGCCATTGAAACTTTCACGGTCAGCGTTTCAGACATTAACTGTTCATCAAACTCGACCACAGATGGTGATTCTGGAGGATGCACGAGTAGCTCCGCGAATGATTAA